The sequence TGCCGTACATGAACACGGGCACGCGCAACTCGCAGTACGACACCCTGTGGAACGGCTTCGTGGCGGCCGCGAAGCAATATGGCTCGCGGTTCGACCTCACCCGCGTCGGGTTCATCGGCCACTCCTTCGGTGGAGGCGCCACGCCGGAGATGGCTCGCCGCGCCTTCGCGGACCCGACGCACAACGGGCTCACCTCCGCGTGGGGAAGCGCGGGCCGCTTCATGTTCATCATGGCGCCCTGGTTCTCGTTCCCCAACCTCAAGAACCCGACGGCGACGAATGACCACTACCGGGATTTGCCGCTCGACGTGAAGACAGTCATCCAGGTGTATGCGGATGACGACACCAATGACCACCTCATCGCCGTGAATGACATCTGGAACAAGCTGCCGCCCGACTTGCAGGAGAAGGGCTGGCAGCTCGTGAAGAGCGACGGCTGCGAGGGGCAGTGGCTCAACGCGGGGCACTCCACGCCCGCGGGGTACAGCAGCACTCCGCCGGGCTCGTGGGACAACGGGCACGACTTGTGGGCCGTCGCCCGGCGCATCCATGCACTGGCGGCCTACGCGCTGAAGGGCAGCGGTGCCGTGGCGCGCGCCATCGCCTTCCCGTCGACGGCGGATGCGCTCGGCCTGGGCAACTGGAAGGGCTGT comes from Pyxidicoccus parkwaysis and encodes:
- a CDS encoding alpha/beta hydrolase family protein; the encoded protein is MKNSWWILTGVLAVTGCGPSTGVDEESHVAVAALEAGATASVCAPRPYGTEVASTAATTEPTVYGVQGPLPVRVASDVPNALWPEMPITVYRPDDRASYPVLFYSHAYGGSDHTHVAPLLQRLASNGYNVVFVPYMNTGTRNSQYDTLWNGFVAAAKQYGSRFDLTRVGFIGHSFGGGATPEMARRAFADPTHNGLTSAWGSAGRFMFIMAPWFSFPNLKNPTATNDHYRDLPLDVKTVIQVYADDDTNDHLIAVNDIWNKLPPDLQEKGWQLVKSDGCEGQWLNAGHSTPAGYSSTPPGSWDNGHDLWAVARRIHALAAYALKGSGAVARAIAFPSTADALGLGNWKGCGGRAVVPMEASATTPILSACGGGGDATAQEYVFTYSAAAHCTWSDTGAPACR